One genomic window of Halococcus sediminicola includes the following:
- the dcd gene encoding dCTP deaminase, translating to MILSDGDIRRRLDEGDLLIEPLADPDLQIQPASVDLRLGREFLEFQRTNIPCIHPDSENEVDEYVTETVVDEGGEFILHPGDFVLGTTVERVDVPDDLIARVEGRSSLGRLAVVIHATAGIVDPGYRGQVTLELSNLGTAPVALSPGMRISQVIFTELKNAAEVSYGTERGSKYQDQRGPQASKIGSDDEFGGSQRPDRKSNDRRASGEDDER from the coding sequence ATGATACTCTCCGATGGGGACATCCGCCGGCGGCTCGACGAGGGCGACCTCCTCATTGAGCCACTCGCCGACCCCGATCTCCAGATCCAGCCCGCGAGCGTCGATCTCAGGTTGGGCCGCGAATTCCTCGAATTCCAGCGGACGAACATTCCGTGTATTCACCCCGATTCCGAAAACGAGGTCGACGAGTACGTTACTGAAACCGTGGTCGATGAGGGCGGGGAGTTCATCCTCCATCCCGGTGATTTCGTGCTCGGGACGACCGTCGAACGGGTCGACGTGCCCGACGACCTCATCGCGCGTGTCGAGGGCCGCTCCTCGCTCGGACGGCTGGCGGTCGTCATCCACGCCACTGCGGGCATCGTTGATCCCGGCTATCGCGGGCAGGTCACCCTCGAACTCTCGAATCTCGGCACTGCGCCCGTCGCCCTCTCTCCAGGAATGAGGATCTCACAGGTCATCTTCACCGAACTCAAAAACGCCGCCGAAGTGTCCTACGGAACCGAGCGCGGCTCGAAGTATCAGGATCAGCGCGGACCGCAAGCCTCGAAGATCGGCAGCGACGACGAGTTCGGGGGGAGTCAGCGACCCGATAGGAAGAGCAACGACCGGCGAGCGAGCGGTGAGGACGACGAGCGATGA
- a CDS encoding thiamine-phosphate synthase family protein yields the protein MKFVEEIVVDEFLPTFRSLLAERLREHDLTQSEVADILGISQSAVSKYAHGEVARNDRVLGDERVAGLAEDLAEGLANDELTSVGALVEIEILIRRLERDDLLAELHAAAVPGLTEYEGFDVHDPDSSLRAAERARSSVRRGVGTLETTSGFVGLIPNVGSNLVECVPGPAGIDDVAGVPGRIFDVKGRTTVPGDPEFGVSGHVAGVLLAAREAGSDARAALNLRYDPALVERLEEIGFHTVEFDGERDPADAIAAVDAAGADALYHTGGFGVEANVYLLASSAADAAARVRDLV from the coding sequence ATGAAGTTCGTCGAGGAGATCGTCGTCGACGAGTTCCTGCCCACCTTCCGCTCGCTGCTGGCCGAGCGCCTGCGCGAGCACGACCTCACCCAGAGCGAGGTCGCGGATATCCTCGGGATCAGCCAGTCGGCGGTCTCCAAATACGCCCACGGCGAGGTCGCGCGCAACGACAGAGTGCTCGGCGACGAGCGCGTCGCCGGTCTCGCCGAAGACCTCGCTGAGGGCCTCGCCAACGACGAACTCACGAGCGTCGGCGCGCTCGTCGAGATCGAGATCCTGATCCGTCGGCTCGAACGCGACGACCTGCTCGCCGAGTTGCACGCCGCGGCGGTGCCCGGACTCACGGAGTACGAGGGCTTCGACGTCCACGACCCCGACAGCAGCCTCCGGGCGGCCGAACGCGCCCGCTCGTCGGTTCGGCGGGGTGTCGGCACGCTCGAAACCACGAGCGGCTTTGTGGGACTTATCCCGAACGTCGGCTCGAATCTCGTCGAGTGCGTGCCCGGCCCGGCGGGAATCGACGACGTGGCGGGCGTACCCGGTCGCATCTTCGACGTGAAGGGTCGTACTACCGTGCCGGGCGACCCCGAATTCGGCGTGTCGGGCCACGTCGCGGGCGTGTTGCTCGCCGCGCGCGAAGCCGGCAGCGACGCCCGCGCCGCGCTCAACCTCCGCTACGACCCCGCGCTCGTCGAACGCCTCGAAGAAATCGGATTTCATACTGTGGAGTTCGACGGCGAACGCGACCCTGCCGACGCCATCGCCGCCGTCGACGCCGCCGGGGCGGACGCGCTCTACCACACCGGGGGATTCGGCGTCGAGGCCAACGTCTATCTGCTCGCGTCGAGCGCCGCCGACGCCGCCGCCCGCGTGCGCGACCTCGTATGA